A segment of the Lolium perenne isolate Kyuss_39 chromosome 3, Kyuss_2.0, whole genome shotgun sequence genome:
GGGCTAGACTTACGGGATAAACTTACGGGTTGTACGTGGCTTGACTtgaagccaagagaaaaaaaaaaacGTGGCCCACCTCCTCAATTTTGCACCAACCGGCTGATTCCACCTCATCCCGTAACTTACGACTTCCTCTATACCGGCTATTAAGATAATACCTACTTTAAAGGAAAAAACTAATTATTAATTTGGTTAGTAAAATATGAGATATGTGCCACAAATATTATGCTAGCATTTAACCAAATTTGTAGTTGAAGTTCTCTTCTTGAAGTACATGTTGCCATAATAAATCAGTATAGAGGACATaacatacactagtatcatgcatacGCCACTAATCTATGTTACTGACCTCATTGCTACTTTAAAGTGCATTAAAAATATAGAAGTATGCTTTTTTTGTACAAAGTTTGAGCTAGAAGTCCATTATTTTAGGATGGAAGAGGTAGAAATAGTATCATAGAATGTTGCTTTAGTCAGCTTGCAGATCTATTTTATGTTAAAAGGTGTAATATTATGGTACTCTCTATACTGCTATATTAGGATAAAACACACTTCAAGAAAAAAAATCATTAATTTGGTTAACAAATATGAGATATATGACAAAAAAAAATATAAGCCTAATTAATGGTTTAAAAAATCTTGATGTGTGTTACCCTAATAAaacggtatggagggagtatccGTGGACGTTTTTCTTTTTTAGAAGTCAAATATTTAAAAATTTGACCAAATTTTTATATAAAAATGGCAACATACATCACATCAAATTACTACATTATTAAACTACATGTCAAAATGATCGCGTATTAGTGAAAAAGCGTGTACATTCACACATTTTGGTCATGTTATTGAAATATGTTGTATTAGTGAAAAAGGGAGTATTTTGTTCCTTAGCTTGCTTACATTAGTTATTGTAGTCTTGCTCTGAAAACGCTCAGTGCTAGGGTAGAATAGATAGAGCCGTGCACGTGCTTGATCGTGTCTTCGTCCCAAGAATTCAACAGCCTCGACCGGCCTCCATCTTGGTGATGGGCCGGTGCGCTCTCCACCTCCAGCGTGGTACAATGCTgcgttttgaattttgatgatgcgGCAGCATTGCTCTATTCGCACGTGCCTTAATTCCTGCGGCGGCATCGGTCCCAGGCTAATGGGTTACGAAAGTATATCAGGTCAGAGCGGCATCCGGTATTGTTTGTCTGGTATCGGGCTCTTCTTATGGCATGTTGTTGAGACGGGTCTGAATCACACCGGAACGCCCTAATTAGGCACGTAGTTAGGGGAGGAAATAAAACTCGAAGTTCATAAGGTTAATAAGTACTGTACTTGAAAACTCGGCTCGACGTAACTTGAACTTGGACACTAATAAGTTCAGTTGAGTTGATATTTTTAGCTTGTTAAAAAATAAGTTCAATAAATTAAGCTGCGAGTACTCGGTAAACTTAGATTGGTCAACACTGAAGGAAAACCAGAACTAGTATCCCAAAGATACATGTACTCTCATGTTAAATTTGCCAAAATCTACACGAAGAGGTATAGATGATGAACCATCCTTCTTATACTCTTACTCCTAGATGAATTCATTACCTTTCTCGGTTACTTAATGAGCTTATCAAGCTTATCGTGCTAACTCGAATATTTACCGAGTCAAGCCAAGCTGGGATTTTAAGCTCGTTATGTTAATGAGTCAAGTCAGACAAGTCTGTTAACTACTAACAAGTATTTGCGAGTTAAGTCGAGTTGACCGCTCGATATCCCCCCCTACTTTCGCGACAGGGCAGCATAGAAAATCACACGTATTTTGGACCGGAGGGTACAAGACCAAACCCTTTGATACAATTGACAGTGATACAGGAGAGCTAATTACAAATGTAAGCCAATCAGATGGGTGTCCACCTATCTAAATTTCCACGCAAAACAATCATGAGAAATAAAAACTAAAGGAGTTTCTCCTTACCCGGCCCAAATGCCTAACTACACGCACATAGATTAACACCACGGCTTCTTTACTCGACGCCCAATTTCACGGATCCGTCCTTTACAAGCTTTATGCTAAGGCTGTTGAATCTCCCTCTGGAATAATGCCGTGATGCCTTTCTCCAGTCCGTgcctgtcttcatcattgctacaAACTCGTCGTAGCTGATCTTGCCATCCTACACACACAAAGCAGATGGTCTTTTAGACGAACTGAGAACCAAAAGTAGTGGCTGTACTAGATACTACAAGAGAATCATCACCTTATCAGTGTCGACTTCCTGCAATATGTCGTTCACCACTTCCATGCCATCAGCTGCCCCGTCATCCTTTAGAGCCTCTCGAAGCTCGTCCGGCTCGATGTAACCATTGCCATCCTTGTCGAAGAACAGGAAAGCCCGCCTAAGGTGCTCATCATTCGCCAtccgttgcaaatgaagagaaaCTGCTAGAAATTCAGGATAATCCAGTGCTCCCTTACCATTTGTATCCACCTGTTACCAACCATAGCTGATCAATAATAATGTTGCTGAGTATAACATACAATCTAATCGAACTAAATCTGAGCATGGTTGCAAATTCAGTAATTCATCCTTCTTTTTACCTGTCTGTGTCAAATACTTATGTTAACCACAAACTCAAACAAGATATCATATGATGCCATGAACTATGCAACCGATCGAAAATATCAGTCCACCAGACAAAACTAAACAGATGGCATGGCTAAAGGGGTCTTAAAATAAGTCTCGTAGTAAAAAGAAAAAGGTCTAATGCTAGGAGACAGAAATGTTGAAGGCAAAATTAGCAAGGTAAACATCAGACAAAGGCAAGAGGTTCTTTCAGCAGGACAATGAGTGGGTGTACCGTACTCCTTATTTGCCACATTTTTCAGTTCTTTTACAAGGTCAATAGACAAATGATGCAAAGTAAAGTTATTATGGTTCCTGAAATGGTACAAGTACCCAATACCTTAGCCACTCTAGCTTTTGTCATCTAGAAGGAATGAGTTACATGAACCTAGGCCAAGTGGTGAGCTAGAATAAATATCCACTGGAAATTTTCAATTCGTTTCTGGAAAGGAATGTCAAACGCTTTAACCTGTAAAGTGTGTGTAAAATACACCAGCAACTAAGGGGCCAAGTCAAATAGTTGCACCAAATCCCCTCCATTTGTTTGACATGTTAAACAATGTACAAGCATCCACACAGCAACTGGCAAAGTTTAAGGCtatatgcatcaatcgatgcaaagGCCGGGGGTTATCCTTCTTTTCGAGAAAAAAAGCAACTGGCAGAGGGAAAATGAAGAAGTCAAACAGCGCATCTGATGAGAAAGACTTTGTACCATGGTGGAAAAGAAACATAGGTGCGGCTGTTGAGATTGCGAGTTTGAGCACCGCCCCGTAGCTTAATTTAAACCTGTTTCTGGAATGTTAATCTGATGGAATAACAAGACCATGTTTTTTCTGTctgtttggtttcagagggagcgatGCGAAGCTTCGCAGTCTGTTGCCATCATGGGACATGTCTTTAGTCCCATGGTAAAGTCAGTCGCGGAGAATGGCATGGAAGCCGAGATCTGAGGACTAGTAATGGTGGTTCGAGTCCGAGTGGCGATGAGGTTTGGATTGTTAATCCGTGACTTGGAGCAGCGGCATCAGCAAGTGGGGGCGACAGCACAATAGAAATTCAGAGTCTAAACttgcagggtgaaaacccaaggtctggccttaattggttgcgcCTGGAGatgtccttgttgaaggcattgttttgtagcgcgGATTTTCTCCTGGGTGAAAACCTATGATCTATGATCAGGGCGATGACGACGCTTCTGCACTGTTCActtcttggaggcatcgtttttggagaatATGGATTTCGTGTTGTCTCATTGGTGTTTGGTCTGCTGTTACAAGGAATAGatcactgtagcgggacttttattttctgtaattcttcttttttttttggttgtgtgcatccgtattgCCATTAGGGCACGACTTTAGGCTGGGTGTAACTGGTAtcttcgcgatattaatatattccctttatcgaaatttACCGACCAAACAGCTGTTACAGCTGTTTGGTTGGTAAAGTGTTGGCTTGCCACATGAATCTTTCACCATAATTGTGGTAAATTTTGTCACAAAAATAGTGTATGACAAGTGGGCCAGGTGACTACATGCTTTTGACATACCTGCCAAGGAACTACAGTTTTAAGGAATTCACATGAAAGTTTTCCTTTAAAATGTAGTTTTGCCGTTGTGATAGTTTGGTGAAGTATGTGGACTTCATGAATTTTACTACAGTATATCTTTTTATACCAGTTCTCCAAACATGTGGTTTGTTAGCCACAAATGGATATTTTCAACAGTATTCCCATGTGTCCATCAGCTTTTCTTAATAAAGCAGTAAATGGAAGTTAAATTCTTTGAAATACTTACAGCTTCAATAAGCATCTGCACTTCTGATTCTGCAAGATGAGAGCCAAATTTTGCTATTCCACTCTTCAGTTCTTCACAAGAGACAACACCATCATTATCAGTATCCATTGCCTTGAACATCTCCTTTATGTCCTCAACTTCCTCAGCAGACAAATGATCAGCGATGACCTAGTGAAATGTTATACATCATTTATTATCATCTTAACTGTAAAATGTAAGGCAGAGACTTGGAAAATTGTTGAGCATCAAACAAGGATGGAAAGGTTAAATGGGCAATGCACATACCCTTAGAGCTCTTCTTTTGAATCTGTTCATCCTAGAAAATTGCTTGAGCCTTGACTTGACAATATCTCCAAGAGGAACATTTGGAGCTTTCTTAGCGTTTTGAAGCCAATGGTGCTCTGTGATAAATAAAAGTTTCATGTCAAAAGTTAATTATACTTACCTAAATATGTATAAAAAAAATCAGGGGAAAACACATGAATGTGAATTCAGAAGTATTGGGGAAAAAGACAAGATGCTTAAGAAGGCCATTCCACTCTCTACAAGAATATGGGCTGAGGTAACATCAAGTTACAAAGTGCACCAAGTGTTTCGCCCAAACATTCTCTCAGTTATAGCACAAACATTCTACAAAATGACCAAGCAATAATTATATACATTGATGACTGAATCTGGTCTATGTTTAACATCTTCATTTCAGCAACTAAGTGTCTAACTTTTAAGGCACTGAATTTCGAAATAATGGAGCTGATTCAACAACACATGTTTTAGATGAAGAATCGAAACCCTCTGTATGTCCAAGTTTATTGCTTAGAGTCAGGCATGCAGAAAAATATTGGATAAGCTATACAAACGGTAACTATCCTCTAAATAAGTAAATAGCTGTACTGGCCAGCAATCCACGTGGAAAATTAGTTAGACTTCAGAAGTTCACATACACAAATGATAACTATCCtccaaataagatgcataaatgtAACCTTGGGAAGAGCACAACAGATACACAAACAAAGCAAAGACAACACACTGGAAACCAAATAACAAAACTGCCAACAAAAATGAAAGATAGTTTAACGTGTAATTAAATTTTAGTTTTTATGTTACCGGAGAAATGGCCAACCAGGACTAGCTTACCATGTCACCGAGTTAGAATAGTTCTATCTCAGAAAATATTTCAAGTAGGTCCTGCTGGACAAGTAAACAGGTACAAGCCAAGTAGCCATGTACACAGACCAAATTTAACCTCATATACAGACAAAATACCAATTAATGCAAGGCTACATTATGTCATGATGCATATTGTTGGCACTTGGAAGGTATAGGGCAGAAAAGAGTGGAGTTCAATGCCATGGTAGTTTGTGGAGGGAAGTAGACAGGCAGTATATCAGTGTGTATAACATACCAAGAACCTGCTTTGCAGTTAACCTGAGCTTTGGATCAGGTTCCAACATACGTCGAACtaaatctttagcattttctgaaACATTAGGCCAGGGTTCCCGTTTAAAATCGATATTTCCGCGAAGAATAGCCTGTGCAACACCTTGTTCAGTCTCTGTAATATTTCCATGTGTAAGGTCTCATGAATGAAATGAAGTTAAAGCTAAAGACAAAGAAGGTTTCAATTAAATCATACCAGCCCAAAATGGAGGAACTCCACATAGCAAAATATACAAGATAACGCCAGCACTCCAGATGTCTATTTCTGGTCCATAGTTCCTCTTCAGTACTTCGGGAGCCATGTAATAAGGGCTTCCCACAATTTCTGAAAACTTTTCACCTGAAAAACATAGAACGAGTACATAAAAAAGAATCGGAtgaaagtagaattttgtttatgTGATAGACACGCTCTGCGCAATCACTGCAAATCAATTGCTTGTTTTAGGAACCCTACAAGGGAGAGGGACGTAGCTCCCCTGACGTGGGTCGCCAACATGTGGACCCCACGTCTGGTGGGCCCACATGTCAGCAACCGAACGCTACCATGTGCTACAGCAGAGGATCCCGGTCAAGGGGGAGTGGGTTTGTCTACTTTGTCATTACAATGCCTGACTGCCTCCATTATCCCTTGATTTACAAGAAACAAAAGGGAACACGCTGTCTCTTGATGCAATGTAATGTGAAGGCACTGATATCCATATGCAATGTTGGAGTGCTAATAACAGTCAACTTTCACGACATGTACAGATGAAGGTAACTCCAAAGTTTGCAAGAGATCCTCAAACAAAAAGAAGAAAAGCTTCTTGAGTTTCTGAGAAGCCTCTTTTGTCTGGA
Coding sequences within it:
- the LOC127344704 gene encoding calcium-dependent protein kinase 3-like, which gives rise to MGNCCRSPAAAAREDVKSSHFPAAAAAKKKPHQPRPGAGGQKPRLDVLGEEGCEFAGGIDAKYALDRDHELGRGEFGVTYLCIDRATKEQLACKSISKRKLRTPVDVEDVRREVAIMRHLPRSHSIVALREACEDDAAVHLVMELCEGGELFDRIVARGHYTERAAAGVTRTIVEVVQLCHRHGVIHRDLKPENFLFANKKENSPLKAIDFGLSIFFKPGEKFSEIVGSPYYMAPEVLKRNYGPEIDIWSAGVILYILLCGVPPFWAETEQGVAQAILRGNIDFKREPWPNVSENAKDLVRRMLEPDPKLRLTAKQVLEHHWLQNAKKAPNVPLGDIVKSRLKQFSRMNRFKRRALRVIADHLSAEEVEDIKEMFKAMDTDNDGVVSCEELKSGIAKFGSHLAESEVQMLIEAVDTNGKGALDYPEFLAVSLHLQRMANDEHLRRAFLFFDKDGNGYIEPDELREALKDDGAADGMEVVNDILQEVDTDKDGKISYDEFVAMMKTGTDWRKASRHYSRGRFNSLSIKLVKDGSVKLGVE